Proteins from one Elgaria multicarinata webbii isolate HBS135686 ecotype San Diego chromosome 3, rElgMul1.1.pri, whole genome shotgun sequence genomic window:
- the C3H6orf47 gene encoding uncharacterized protein C6orf47 homolog, producing the protein MFFSRAKSWLPGLPWRRGKVKDLKKQVEEEPEGKQDCTVPTKAKWWNGRRLLEAIGWGQRSAAAEHSLLAGIPQHLAPHKPSVESPEHFQICFNFARHLFDLCVVTLLCASSPAFRLVLDILGFGGPLKVWLHGSACFLVTAYGMYLVLWLVQEYLVQFACLYGFLQTLVLCVSIQAASSEPQEESEQDTGPDVAKAEELSTADTCKQ; encoded by the coding sequence ATGTTCTTCAGCAGAGCCAAGTCATGGCTCCCCGGGCTGCCTTGGCGGCGAGGCAAGGTGAAGGACTTGAAAAAGCAGGTGGAGGAAGAGCCAGAGGGAAAACAGGATTGCACGGTGCCTACCAAGGCCAAGTGGTGGAATGGCCGCCGGCTCTTGGAAGCCATTGGATGGGGCCAACGTTCTGCTGCTGCAGAACACTCCCTATTGGCTGGAATCCCTCAGCATCTCGCCCCCCACAAGCCGTCCGTTGAATCGCCAGAACACTTCCAGATCTGCTTCAACTTTGCTCGCCACCTCTTTGACTTGTGTGTGGTGACTTTGCTATGCGCCTCCTCGCCGGCGTTCCGACTGGTTTTGGATATCCTGGGCTTTGGCGGTCCTCTTAAGGTCTGGCTCCATGGCTCGGCCTGTTTCTTGGTCACCGCCTATGGGATGTACTTGGTGCTCTGGCTGGTGCAGGAGTATCTCGTGCAGTTTGCCTGCCTCTATGGCTTCCTACAGACTTTGGTTTTGTGCGTCAGCATCCAGGCTGCATCGTCTGAGCCCCAAGAGGAGTCAGAACAGGACACTGGCCCTGACGTGGCCAAGGCGGAGGAACTGTCGACAGCTGACACTTGCAAGCAATAA